One window from the genome of Balaenoptera musculus isolate JJ_BM4_2016_0621 chromosome 3, mBalMus1.pri.v3, whole genome shotgun sequence encodes:
- the PFN3 gene encoding profilin-3, with translation MGEWKGYISAVLRDQRIDDVAIVGHSDNRCVWASRPGGLLAAISPQEVGVLTGPDRRTFLQAGLSVAGRRCCVIRDHLLAKGDGVLDGRTKGLDGRAICVGHTPRVLLVLMGRRGVHGGILNKKMHELIHGLRSQGT, from the coding sequence ATGGGCGAGTGGAAAGGCTACATCAGTGCGGTGCTGCGGGACCAGCGCATCGACGACGTGGCCATCGTGGGCCACTCGGACAATCGCTGCGTGTGGGCATCGCGGCCCGGTGGCCTGCTGGCGGCCATCTCACCGCAGGAGGTGGGTGTACTCACGGGGCCGGACCGGCGCACCTTCCTGCAGGCGGGCCTGAGCGTGGCGGGCCGCCGCTGCTGCGTCATCCGAGACCACCTGCTGGCCAAGGGAGACGGAGTGCTGGACGGGCGCACTAAGGGGCTGGACGGGCGCGCCATCTGCGTGGGCCACACGCCGCGTGTGCTCCTCGTGCTCATGGGCCGGCGGGGCGTGCATGGGGGCATTCTCAACAAGAAGATGCACGAGCTGATCCACGGGCTGCGCTCGCAGGGCACCTAG
- the LOC118892255 gene encoding LOW QUALITY PROTEIN: mediator of RNA polymerase II transcription subunit 28-like (The sequence of the model RefSeq protein was modified relative to this genomic sequence to represent the inferred CDS: substituted 1 base at 1 genomic stop codon) — MAALLGGMFSGQPPGPPPPPPGLSGXASLLQAIPGVPRTSNSTLVDELESLFEACFASLVSQDYVNGTDQEEIRTGVDQCIQKFLDIVRQTECFFLQKRLQLSVQKPEQVIKEDVSELRNELQRKDALVQKHLTKLRHWQQVLEDINMQHKKPADIPQGSLAYLKQASANIPSPMKQT; from the coding sequence ATGGCGGCTCTGCTGGGAGGCATGTTCTCCGGGCAGCCACCCGGACCCCCGCCACCCCCGCCGGGGCTCTCGGGCTAGGCTTCGCTTCTTCAGGCCATACCAGGCGTTCCTAGAACTTCTAACAGTACCTTGGTGGACGAGTTGGAGTCATTGTTCGAGGCTTGTTTTGCTTCTCTGGTGAGTCAGGATTATGTCAATGGTACAGATCAGGAAGAAATTCGAACTGGTGTTGATCAGTGTATCCAGAAATTTCTAGATATTGTGAGACAGACAGAATGTTTTTTCCTACAAAAAAGATTGCAGTTATCTGTCCAGAAACCAGAGCAAGTTATCAAAGAGGATGTCTCGGAACTGAGAAACGAATTACAGCGGAAGGATGCTCTGGTCCAGAAGCACTTAACAAAACTGAGACATTGGCAGCAGGTGCTGGAGGACATCAACATGCAGCACAAAAAGCCAGCCGACATCCCTCAGGGTTCCCTGGCCTACCTCAAGCAGGCATCTGCAAATATCCCTTCACCGATGAAGCAAACCTGA